The Flavobacterium commune genome contains a region encoding:
- a CDS encoding sterol desaturase family protein: MISFLITLGVFLFMECVTWLTHKYVMHGLMWYFHADHHQPKYEHIFERNDIFFVIFAIPSIVLFYFGVEGGINYLFFIGLGITIYGFCYFMIHDVLIHQRFKWFKNTKNKYLIGLRKAHKVHHKHLGKEDGECFGMLFVPFKYFKM, translated from the coding sequence ATGATTTCATTTTTAATTACATTGGGCGTTTTTCTTTTTATGGAATGTGTCACCTGGCTCACGCACAAATACGTGATGCACGGGCTCATGTGGTATTTTCATGCCGATCATCACCAACCCAAGTACGAGCATATTTTTGAACGCAACGATATCTTTTTTGTCATTTTTGCCATTCCCAGTATCGTACTTTTTTACTTTGGTGTCGAGGGCGGAATCAACTATTTATTTTTCATCGGTCTGGGAATTACTATCTATGGTTTTTGTTATTTTATGATTCATGACGTTTTGATTCATCAGCGTTTCAAGTGGTTTAAAAACACTAAAAACAAATACCTGATTGGTTTACGCAAAGCCCATAAAGTACATCATAAACATTTGGGAAAAGAAGACGGAGAATGTTTCGGGATGCTTTTTGTACCATTTAAGTATTTTAAAATGTAG
- a CDS encoding MerR family transcriptional regulator, which translates to MNNIKNVFSIKDLENLSGIKAHTIRIWEKRYQVLEPMRTDTNIRLYDLVSLQKLLNITFLHEYGYKISKIANYSEGEIQALVKQIISAKNAKNHAINAFKMAMMNFDQQLFLNTYNWLAEEKSFKEIFYQVFIPLLDEIGLLWQTDTISPAHEHFISYLIRQKIILNSEKLQFLEPKKQDKVFVLSLPLNEIHELGLMYLHYEILLEGYKSIYLGESMPIDSLKDLKKHFDAIVYVSCLTVKPDRDQVNEYVQEMVNELLDENTELWFTGRLVSCINSETLLEKVSVFNSMAELTSRL; encoded by the coding sequence ATGAACAATATAAAAAATGTTTTTAGTATAAAAGACCTTGAAAATCTTTCAGGTATTAAGGCGCATACCATTCGTATTTGGGAAAAAAGGTATCAGGTTCTTGAGCCTATGCGTACCGATACCAATATTCGTTTGTATGATTTAGTTAGTTTACAGAAACTGCTAAATATTACTTTTTTGCATGAGTATGGTTATAAAATTTCTAAAATTGCTAATTACTCAGAGGGAGAAATTCAGGCGTTGGTAAAGCAAATTATTTCAGCTAAAAATGCTAAGAATCATGCTATTAATGCTTTTAAAATGGCGATGATGAATTTTGATCAACAGCTTTTTTTAAACACTTACAATTGGTTAGCGGAAGAAAAGTCATTTAAAGAAATTTTTTATCAGGTATTTATTCCTCTTTTGGATGAAATTGGTTTGTTGTGGCAAACGGATACAATTTCACCTGCTCACGAGCATTTTATCAGCTATTTGATAAGGCAAAAAATCATTTTAAATTCCGAGAAGTTACAATTTTTAGAACCCAAAAAGCAAGACAAGGTTTTTGTGTTGTCACTTCCGTTGAATGAAATTCATGAATTAGGTTTAATGTATTTGCATTATGAAATACTTTTAGAAGGTTACAAAAGTATTTATTTAGGTGAGAGTATGCCAATCGATAGTTTGAAAGATTTGAAAAAACATTTTGATGCTATCGTATATGTTTCCTGCCTGACTGTAAAGCCTGACAGAGATCAGGTAAATGAGTATGTTCAGGAAATGGTAAACGAATTGTTAGATGAAAATACCGAGTTGTGGTTCACAGGACGTTTGGTTTCCTGTATTAATTCGGAAACACTTTTAGAGAAAGTGTCTGTTTTTAATTCTATGGCAGAATTAACATCAAGATTATAG
- a CDS encoding methylmalonyl-CoA mutase family protein: MKIYYPKNKIRIVTAAALFDGHDVAINIMRRIMQASGVEVIHLGHNRSAAEIVNTAIQEDVNAIAITSYQGGHNEFFKYIFDLLQQNGATHIKIFGGGGGVILPSEIAELQAYGITAIYSPDDGRKMGLQGMINDLLQYSDFAIGNVLHDEISLLESKSASAIARIISAVENFPEVAKPILDLISKKNVNSKIPVLGITGTGGAGKSSLLDEFVRRFLIDFPEKTIGIISVDPSKRKTGGALLGDRIRMNAINNSRVYMRSLATRESNRALSKSIQDAIQVLKAAQYDIIIVETSGIGQSDTEIVDYADVTLYVMTPEFGAASQLEKIDMLDFADVVAINKFDKRGALDALRDVKKQFQRNHNLWDADVDNLPVFGTIASQFNDSGMNRLYQAVMHTIAEKTKANLHSTFEAKSEISEKVYVIPPQRTRYLSEIVETIRDYDENTKSQQEIAQKLYGIFKTLESVCGKVPLVNKSGIEDDSVFPTALVEHNDQRIFINLLLNQFEKLKKDLEGYHWEIISSWNEKINKYKNSLYTFKVRDKEISRTTYTESLSHIQIPKVVLPKYEAWGDILKWSLQENVPGEFPFTAGLYPFKREGEDPSRMFAGEGGPERTNRRFHYLSSGFLAKRLSTAFDSVTLYGNDPDIRPDIYGKIGNAGVAVCCLDDAKKLYSGFDLLHPMTSVSMTINGPAPIVLGFFMNAAIDQQCEIYIKANQLEKEVEEKINRIFENKGIERPRYQGDLPEGNNGLGLMLLGVTGDAVLPLEVYNEIKARTLSQVRGTVQADILKEDQAQNTCIFSTEFALRLMGDVQEYFITHDVRNFYSVSISGYHIAEAGANPITQLAFTLANGFTYVEYFLNRGMDINDFGPNLSFFFSNGLDPEYAVIGRVARRIWAKAMKNKYHANERVQMLKYHIQTSGRSLHAQEVDFNDIRTTLQALYAIYDNCNSLHTNAYDEAITTPTEESVRRAMAIQLIINKEFGLTKNENPIQGSFLIEALSDWVEVAVMEEFDKISERGGVLGAMETMYQRSKIQEESLYYENLKHTGELPIMGVNTFLNTKGSPTIIPAEVIRATEEEKQYQIKMLHNLQQRNQDKVNEQLQAIKHAAVNNENLFSYLMEATKICSLGQITSALFEVGGQYRRNM; the protein is encoded by the coding sequence ATGAAAATCTACTATCCTAAAAATAAGATAAGAATTGTAACTGCAGCGGCTCTTTTTGACGGTCATGATGTGGCAATCAATATCATGCGTAGAATTATGCAAGCCAGTGGTGTGGAAGTAATTCATTTGGGACATAACAGAAGTGCAGCCGAAATAGTAAATACGGCCATTCAGGAAGATGTTAATGCCATTGCAATTACCTCTTACCAAGGAGGACATAATGAGTTTTTTAAATACATTTTTGATTTGCTTCAACAAAATGGGGCAACTCATATTAAGATATTTGGCGGTGGTGGCGGTGTTATTTTGCCTTCGGAAATTGCCGAATTGCAGGCTTATGGAATTACAGCGATTTATTCTCCTGATGATGGCAGAAAGATGGGATTGCAGGGAATGATTAATGATTTGCTCCAATATTCTGATTTCGCTATTGGGAATGTATTGCATGACGAAATAAGTCTACTTGAATCGAAAAGCGCATCAGCGATAGCAAGAATTATTTCGGCGGTCGAAAATTTTCCTGAAGTAGCTAAGCCTATTTTAGATTTGATTTCCAAAAAAAATGTCAACAGTAAAATCCCTGTTCTTGGAATTACAGGAACAGGAGGTGCCGGGAAATCTTCTTTGCTGGATGAGTTTGTTCGTCGTTTTTTGATTGATTTTCCGGAGAAAACCATCGGAATAATTTCCGTTGATCCATCCAAACGGAAAACAGGTGGCGCATTACTAGGCGATAGAATCCGAATGAATGCTATTAATAATTCCAGGGTTTACATGCGATCATTGGCTACCCGGGAATCCAACAGGGCTTTGTCAAAATCCATTCAGGATGCTATTCAGGTTTTAAAAGCGGCGCAATATGATATTATTATTGTTGAAACTTCAGGAATTGGTCAATCTGATACTGAGATTGTAGATTATGCCGATGTGACTTTGTATGTGATGACACCGGAGTTTGGAGCTGCTAGCCAACTTGAAAAAATCGATATGCTTGATTTTGCCGATGTGGTAGCGATCAATAAATTCGACAAACGAGGTGCTCTTGATGCATTGCGGGATGTGAAAAAACAATTTCAGCGCAATCATAATCTCTGGGATGCTGATGTAGATAATCTTCCAGTTTTTGGTACTATCGCATCACAGTTTAATGATTCGGGGATGAATAGATTGTATCAGGCGGTTATGCATACAATAGCCGAAAAAACAAAAGCCAATTTACATTCGACTTTTGAAGCTAAATCTGAGATTAGTGAGAAAGTTTATGTGATTCCTCCTCAAAGAACACGTTATCTGTCTGAAATTGTTGAAACGATTCGGGATTATGATGAAAACACAAAAAGCCAACAGGAAATTGCTCAAAAATTATATGGGATTTTTAAAACATTAGAGAGCGTTTGTGGTAAAGTACCGCTTGTCAATAAATCGGGAATTGAGGATGATTCCGTTTTTCCGACTGCTTTAGTGGAACACAATGACCAACGAATTTTTATAAATCTTTTATTGAATCAGTTTGAGAAGCTAAAAAAGGATTTAGAAGGGTATCATTGGGAAATTATTTCCAGCTGGAATGAAAAAATAAATAAATACAAAAATTCACTGTACACTTTTAAGGTTAGGGATAAAGAAATAAGCAGGACAACCTATACCGAGTCCTTATCTCATATTCAAATCCCCAAAGTTGTACTGCCTAAATATGAGGCTTGGGGAGATATTTTAAAGTGGTCTTTACAGGAAAATGTACCGGGGGAATTTCCTTTTACAGCCGGATTGTATCCTTTTAAAAGAGAAGGTGAAGATCCGTCCCGAATGTTTGCCGGAGAGGGTGGACCTGAACGAACGAACAGACGTTTTCATTATTTGAGTTCGGGATTTTTAGCCAAACGATTATCTACAGCTTTTGATAGTGTCACTTTATACGGTAACGATCCTGATATACGTCCCGATATTTATGGGAAAATAGGAAATGCAGGAGTTGCAGTTTGCTGTTTGGACGATGCTAAAAAATTATATTCCGGCTTTGATTTGCTTCATCCTATGACTTCTGTGAGTATGACTATTAATGGTCCGGCTCCCATTGTATTAGGTTTTTTTATGAATGCTGCAATTGATCAACAGTGCGAAATTTATATTAAAGCTAATCAATTAGAGAAAGAGGTCGAAGAGAAAATCAATCGCATTTTTGAAAATAAAGGGATTGAAAGACCACGTTATCAGGGTGATTTGCCGGAAGGGAATAATGGATTGGGATTAATGCTTCTGGGGGTAACGGGAGATGCTGTTTTGCCTTTGGAAGTGTATAACGAAATAAAAGCAAGGACTTTGTCACAAGTGCGTGGAACTGTTCAGGCTGATATTCTGAAAGAAGATCAGGCGCAAAATACCTGTATTTTTTCAACTGAGTTTGCCTTGCGATTGATGGGCGACGTACAAGAGTATTTTATAACTCATGATGTCCGAAACTTTTATTCGGTTTCAATTTCAGGTTATCATATTGCTGAAGCCGGAGCCAACCCCATTACCCAATTGGCTTTCACCTTAGCCAATGGATTTACTTATGTAGAATATTTCCTGAATCGCGGAATGGATATCAATGACTTTGGTCCTAATTTGTCTTTTTTCTTTTCCAATGGATTGGATCCTGAATATGCTGTAATTGGCAGGGTAGCGCGCAGAATTTGGGCGAAAGCCATGAAAAATAAATACCATGCCAATGAACGGGTTCAAATGTTGAAATACCACATTCAAACCTCAGGTCGTTCTCTTCATGCTCAGGAAGTTGATTTTAATGATATCCGAACTACTTTGCAGGCTTTATATGCCATTTATGACAATTGTAATTCTTTGCATACCAATGCTTACGATGAAGCCATCACTACACCCACCGAAGAATCAGTGCGCAGGGCAATGGCAATACAACTCATTATTAATAAAGAATTTGGATTAACTAAAAATGAAAATCCAATACAGGGTTCGTTTTTAATCGAAGCCTTGTCGGATTGGGTAGAAGTTGCAGTTATGGAGGAATTCGATAAAATTTCTGAGCGGGGAGGAGTTTTGGGAGCCATGGAAACCATGTATCAGCGATCTAAAATTCAGGAAGAAAGTCTGTATTATGAAAATTTAAAACATACCGGAGAACTGCCTATCATGGGAGTAAATACTTTTTTAAATACTAAAGGTTCGCCAACAATCATTCCTGCCGAAGTCATTAGGGCTACTGAGGAAGAAAAGCAATACCAGATTAAAATGCTGCACAATTTACAGCAACGAAATCAGGATAAGGTAAATGAACAATTGCAAGCCATAAAACATGCTGCGGTTAACAATGAGAATTTATTTAGTTATTTGATGGAAGCGACTAAAATATGTTCTTTAGGACAAATTACCTCGGCTTTGTTTGAGGTGGGAGGTCAGTATAGACGAAATATGTAA
- a CDS encoding SRPBCC family protein: protein MKVYSKQTVQHVNASIEECWAFFSSPRNLQKITPKTMGFQITDFDEKNMYAGQIIQYKVSPLLGIKLPWVTEITIVKEGSYFIDEQRFGPYALWHHKHFFEPTENGVKMTDLVHYALPFGFLGRMMNTLVVKHKLKEIFEYREKKVNEIFNSK from the coding sequence ATGAAAGTATATTCTAAACAAACAGTTCAACATGTCAATGCTTCGATTGAAGAATGTTGGGCATTTTTTTCCAGTCCACGCAATCTGCAAAAAATAACTCCCAAAACTATGGGATTTCAAATCACTGATTTTGACGAAAAAAACATGTATGCCGGTCAAATCATTCAATACAAAGTTTCTCCGCTTTTGGGAATCAAATTACCTTGGGTTACTGAAATTACCATTGTTAAAGAAGGCAGTTATTTTATAGACGAACAACGTTTTGGGCCTTATGCTTTATGGCATCACAAACATTTTTTTGAACCGACTGAAAACGGCGTAAAAATGACCGATTTGGTTCATTATGCGTTGCCTTTTGGATTTCTTGGTCGTATGATGAATACTTTGGTTGTTAAACACAAACTCAAAGAAATATTTGAGTACAGGGAGAAAAAAGTTAACGAAATTTTCAATTCTAAATAA
- the purU gene encoding formyltetrahydrofolate deformylase, with product MQKITILIHCEDQKGIIASVTNYIAGIEGNIIYLDQHVDENENVFFMRLECEFSTQNWDLELIKKDFQSNLADKFNMSWEIYTQEYKPRMALFISKYDHCLYDLLGRYSAGELPLEIPLIISNHEDLKGVAQRFDIPFHYVPFTKDIKEEGEKQQIALLKEYNVNFIVLARYMQIITPKLIELYKNRIINIHHSFLPAFPGAKPYHSAFARGVKIIGATSHYVTEELDEGPIIEQDITRVSHSHSIEDFIVKGRDLERSVLARAVKLHAERKTMVYNNKTVIFS from the coding sequence ATGCAAAAAATAACAATACTTATCCATTGCGAGGATCAGAAAGGAATTATCGCTTCTGTAACCAATTATATTGCAGGAATCGAAGGAAATATCATTTATCTGGATCAGCATGTTGACGAAAATGAAAATGTATTTTTCATGCGTTTAGAATGTGAATTCAGTACTCAAAACTGGGATTTAGAATTAATCAAAAAAGATTTCCAATCCAATCTGGCTGATAAATTCAATATGTCCTGGGAAATTTATACTCAGGAATACAAACCCAGAATGGCACTTTTTATTTCTAAATACGACCACTGTTTATATGATCTTTTAGGACGATACAGTGCCGGCGAATTACCTCTTGAAATTCCGTTAATTATTAGTAATCACGAGGATTTAAAAGGAGTTGCACAACGTTTTGACATTCCGTTTCATTATGTTCCTTTCACTAAAGACATCAAAGAAGAAGGTGAAAAACAACAAATAGCCTTGTTGAAAGAATACAACGTCAATTTTATTGTATTAGCCCGATACATGCAAATTATCACACCTAAACTGATTGAGTTGTATAAAAACAGAATCATCAACATCCATCACTCGTTTTTACCGGCATTTCCCGGAGCAAAGCCCTATCATTCGGCTTTTGCCCGTGGAGTAAAAATTATTGGTGCTACCAGTCATTATGTAACTGAGGAATTGGATGAAGGACCAATTATTGAACAAGACATTACCAGAGTTTCCCATAGTCATTCCATCGAAGATTTTATTGTAAAAGGTCGTGATTTGGAGCGCAGCGTATTGGCAAGGGCTGTAAAACTGCATGCCGAACGTAAAACAATGGTTTACAATAACAAAACCGTTATTTTCTCTTAA
- a CDS encoding DUF4197 domain-containing protein, with protein MKKIVLFFICFTLISCAEMQQVLSQLPQTGTTGMIDISGGLKEALNNGISKQVSKLTATDGFYKNEAVKILLPEELRKVDTGLRRIGLNSLADEGLKVLNRAAEDAVKEATPIFVDAVRNMSFADARGILMGNESSATSYLQNTTSTSLYGKFNPVIKSSFSKVGADKVWQNIITKYNSIPLVSKVNPDLTDYVTNQAMKGVFKMVAVEEKNIRTNISARTSPLLQRVFALQDKK; from the coding sequence ATGAAAAAAATCGTATTATTCTTTATCTGCTTCACTCTAATTAGTTGTGCCGAAATGCAACAGGTTTTAAGTCAACTGCCACAAACCGGAACTACTGGAATGATTGATATTTCGGGAGGATTAAAAGAAGCCTTGAATAACGGAATTTCAAAACAAGTAAGCAAATTGACCGCTACAGATGGTTTTTATAAAAACGAAGCTGTTAAAATCTTATTACCGGAAGAGTTAAGAAAGGTTGATACCGGGTTGAGAAGAATTGGACTCAATTCATTAGCCGATGAAGGATTAAAAGTATTGAATCGCGCTGCCGAAGATGCGGTAAAAGAAGCCACACCTATTTTTGTTGATGCGGTAAGAAACATGTCTTTTGCCGATGCAAGAGGGATTTTGATGGGAAATGAAAGTTCAGCAACAAGCTACCTGCAAAACACTACCTCTACTTCTTTATACGGAAAATTCAATCCTGTTATAAAAAGCTCTTTTTCTAAAGTTGGTGCCGATAAAGTATGGCAAAACATCATCACTAAATACAATAGCATTCCGTTAGTAAGCAAGGTAAATCCTGACCTGACTGACTATGTTACCAATCAGGCTATGAAAGGTGTTTTTAAAATGGTAGCGGTTGAAGAAAAGAATATCCGAACTAATATCAGTGCCAGAACATCGCCATTATTACAAAGAGTTTTTGCTTTACAGGACAAAAAATAA
- a CDS encoding cryptochrome/photolyase family protein, producing the protein MAKTAVSIFWFRRDLRLEDNIGLFHALKSNFPVIPLFIFDEAILDSLPKEDARVAFIHESLSKINSQLNEIGSSILIKKGKTVVVWKELISEFDIKEVFFNKDYEPFAINRDEAICQLLETNKSISYSFKDQVIFEEKEITKADGLPYTVYTPYKNKWLEKFQTMTPLREYDTSELFSNFYKSNFSFPSLEQIGFEKSTIRVKPFSLDNLKNYQETRDFPAVDSTSYLSPHLRFGTVSIRKMVNFAAKTNQVFLSELIWREFFMQILYHFPKVVTQNFKSDYDGIQWRNNEEDFKRWCAGNTGYPMVDAGMRQLNETGYMHNRVRMVVASFLCKHLLIQWQWGEAYFAEKLLDYDLSANVGNWQWAAGTGCDAAPYFRVFNPDIQLKKFDEKGIYIRKWIPEFDLGYGEPMVDHAMARDRAVATYKAGILK; encoded by the coding sequence ATGGCAAAAACAGCGGTTTCTATTTTTTGGTTCAGACGTGATTTACGACTCGAAGATAACATTGGATTATTTCATGCTTTAAAATCTAATTTTCCGGTAATCCCATTATTTATTTTTGATGAAGCTATTCTGGATTCTTTACCTAAAGAAGATGCAAGGGTCGCTTTTATCCATGAATCACTTTCTAAAATAAATAGTCAACTTAATGAAATAGGAAGTTCTATTTTAATCAAAAAAGGAAAAACGGTAGTAGTTTGGAAGGAATTAATTAGTGAGTTCGATATAAAAGAAGTTTTTTTCAATAAAGATTACGAACCTTTTGCTATCAACCGCGACGAAGCCATTTGTCAATTATTAGAGACCAATAAAAGCATTAGCTATTCTTTTAAAGATCAGGTAATTTTTGAAGAAAAAGAAATCACAAAAGCTGATGGATTGCCCTATACGGTTTATACGCCTTATAAAAATAAATGGTTGGAGAAGTTTCAAACAATGACTCCGCTCAGGGAATATGATACTTCTGAGTTGTTTTCTAATTTTTATAAAAGCAATTTCAGTTTTCCTTCCTTGGAACAAATTGGTTTTGAAAAAAGCACAATAAGAGTAAAGCCATTTTCTCTCGATAATCTTAAGAATTATCAGGAAACCCGCGATTTTCCGGCGGTAGATTCCACTTCGTATTTGTCGCCACATTTGCGTTTTGGAACGGTAAGCATTCGAAAAATGGTCAATTTTGCAGCAAAAACAAATCAGGTTTTTTTGAGCGAATTGATTTGGCGTGAGTTTTTTATGCAAATTCTCTATCATTTTCCAAAAGTGGTGACCCAGAATTTTAAGTCCGATTATGATGGAATTCAATGGCGCAATAATGAGGAAGATTTTAAACGCTGGTGTGCCGGAAACACAGGTTATCCAATGGTCGATGCCGGAATGCGTCAGCTGAATGAAACAGGTTATATGCACAATCGTGTTCGTATGGTTGTTGCAAGTTTTTTGTGCAAACATTTGTTGATTCAATGGCAATGGGGCGAAGCTTATTTTGCCGAGAAATTATTGGATTATGATTTGTCGGCCAATGTGGGCAACTGGCAATGGGCAGCCGGAACAGGCTGTGATGCAGCCCCTTATTTCAGGGTTTTTAATCCTGATATTCAATTAAAAAAGTTTGACGAAAAAGGAATTTACATCCGTAAATGGATTCCTGAATTCGATTTGGGTTATGGCGAACCAATGGTCGATCATGCTATGGCAAGAGACAGAGCAGTTGCGACTTATAAGGCTGGAATTTTGAAGTAG
- a CDS encoding phytoene desaturase family protein: protein MKKKITIIGSGFSALSAACYLAKSGHDVLVFEKNESIGGRARQLKKDGFTFDMGPSWYWMPDVFERFFADFGKKTSDYYELVKLSPAYRVYFGINEFIAIADNLDEIVSTFEAIEKGSGRVLREFIAEAKSNYDIAIKDLVYRPGVSPLELVTVETTKKIGQFFSNISRDVRKKFKNERLIQILEFPVLFLGAKPSDTPSFYSFMNYADFGLGTWHPKTGMFDVVRAMESLATELGVQFFVNSNIEKIIVENKTAIAIVVNGERIESDLVLSGADYHHTESLLDKKYRMYSEQYWESRVFAPSSLLFYVGFNKKIENISHHALFFDTDFYQHAKDIYDEPQWPVEPLFYANFPSLTDKTAAPDGMESGFFLVPLAPGINDTEALRSAYFDKIIDRFEKLTQQNIKENIIFKESFCKNDFVEQYNSYKGNAYGMANTLLQTAFLRPKLKSKKVRNLYFTGQLTVPGPGVPPALISGKLVSDLIDKQFLKQYL from the coding sequence ATGAAAAAGAAAATTACAATTATAGGCTCAGGGTTTTCCGCATTGTCTGCTGCTTGTTATTTGGCAAAAAGCGGACATGATGTTTTGGTTTTTGAAAAAAATGAATCCATTGGTGGTCGGGCAAGACAATTAAAAAAAGACGGTTTTACATTCGATATGGGACCCAGTTGGTATTGGATGCCGGATGTTTTTGAACGTTTTTTTGCCGATTTTGGAAAAAAGACAAGCGATTATTATGAGCTGGTAAAGTTGTCGCCAGCTTATAGGGTTTATTTTGGAATCAACGAGTTCATAGCTATAGCCGATAATCTGGACGAAATAGTTTCCACATTTGAAGCTATCGAAAAAGGAAGTGGAAGAGTGCTTCGTGAATTTATAGCCGAAGCCAAAAGTAATTATGATATTGCTATTAAAGATTTGGTGTATCGTCCGGGAGTTTCTCCACTAGAATTGGTCACTGTAGAAACCACTAAGAAAATCGGACAGTTTTTTAGCAACATCAGTCGGGATGTTCGCAAGAAATTCAAGAATGAAAGATTAATTCAAATATTAGAATTTCCCGTTTTGTTTCTTGGAGCCAAACCGTCTGATACGCCTTCTTTTTATAGTTTTATGAATTATGCCGACTTTGGTCTTGGAACCTGGCATCCAAAAACGGGAATGTTTGATGTGGTTCGGGCTATGGAAAGTTTAGCAACCGAATTAGGAGTGCAGTTTTTTGTCAATTCGAATATTGAAAAAATAATTGTCGAAAATAAAACAGCCATAGCTATCGTTGTCAATGGAGAAAGAATTGAATCTGATTTGGTTTTAAGTGGTGCCGATTACCATCACACCGAAAGCTTATTGGACAAAAAATATAGAATGTATTCGGAGCAATATTGGGAATCTCGTGTTTTTGCACCTTCGTCGTTGTTGTTTTATGTAGGTTTCAATAAAAAAATCGAAAACATTTCGCATCACGCCTTATTTTTTGACACTGATTTTTACCAGCACGCAAAAGATATTTATGACGAACCACAATGGCCAGTCGAACCGTTGTTTTATGCTAATTTTCCATCATTGACTGATAAAACGGCAGCACCGGACGGAATGGAGTCAGGGTTTTTCTTAGTGCCATTAGCACCGGGAATCAATGATACAGAAGCATTACGTTCAGCATATTTCGACAAAATTATAGATCGCTTTGAAAAGTTAACGCAGCAAAATATTAAAGAGAATATTATATTTAAGGAATCCTTTTGTAAGAACGATTTTGTAGAACAATACAATTCGTATAAAGGAAATGCTTACGGAATGGCGAATACTTTATTACAAACAGCTTTTTTAAGACCAAAACTAAAGAGTAAAAAAGTTCGTAACTTATATTTTACAGGACAATTAACCGTTCCTGGGCCTGGAGTTCCACCGGCATTAATTTCGGGAAAATTAGTGTCTGATTTGATAGATAAACAATTTCTAAAACAATATTTATGA
- a CDS encoding phytoene/squalene synthase family protein: MKQLFDDVSFKCSRLVTKNYSTSFSLAVYMLSPSIRDAIYSIYGFVRFADEIVDSFHGFDKENLINDFEKEYYKAYNSGISLNPILNSFQQTVKQYNISDDLIQAFLKSMKMDLIKLDYNSKDEYEEYIYGSADVVGLMCLKVFVSGKEHKYEELKDEAMRLGSAFQKVNFLRDLKDDNLILNRNYFPGVDLNSFDENAKKAIINEIKEDFRIAYQGIVKLPIEAKFGVYTAYVYYKKLLKKLENTPCKEIGNARIRVSNYTKATLLAQSFVTYKLRLVE, translated from the coding sequence ATGAAGCAATTATTTGACGATGTTTCTTTTAAATGCAGTAGGTTAGTGACTAAAAACTACAGTACTTCGTTTTCATTGGCGGTATATATGCTTTCGCCAAGCATCAGAGATGCTATTTACAGCATTTACGGATTTGTGCGTTTTGCAGACGAAATTGTCGATTCTTTTCATGGTTTTGACAAAGAAAATTTAATTAACGATTTCGAAAAAGAATATTACAAAGCCTATAATTCCGGCATAAGTTTGAATCCTATTTTGAATTCGTTCCAGCAAACGGTTAAGCAATATAATATTTCAGACGATTTGATTCAGGCTTTTTTGAAGAGCATGAAAATGGATTTAATCAAATTAGATTACAATTCTAAAGACGAATACGAAGAATACATTTACGGTTCAGCCGATGTGGTAGGCTTAATGTGTCTGAAAGTTTTTGTGTCCGGAAAAGAGCATAAATATGAGGAATTGAAAGACGAAGCTATGCGATTGGGCTCTGCTTTCCAAAAAGTAAATTTCCTTCGTGATTTAAAAGATGATAATTTGATTCTGAATCGGAATTATTTTCCGGGAGTCGATTTGAATTCTTTTGATGAAAATGCAAAAAAAGCCATCATTAATGAAATCAAAGAAGATTTCAGAATTGCCTATCAGGGAATTGTTAAATTGCCTATTGAAGCTAAATTTGGCGTTTACACGGCTTATGTGTATTATAAAAAGCTATTAAAAAAACTCGAAAACACACCATGTAAAGAGATTGGAAATGCCCGAATCCGGGTTTCTAATTATACTAAAGCTACGCTTTTAGCACAATCTTTCGTTACTTATAAGTTGCGACTGGTCGAATAA